The following coding sequences are from one Oryzisolibacter sp. LB2S window:
- the acnB gene encoding bifunctional aconitate hydratase 2/2-methylisocitrate dehydratase gives MLQAYRAHVAERAKLGIPPLALDAKQVAELIELIKNPPAGEEQFLMDLLTHRVPPGVDDAAKVKASFLAAVAHGDIQVGLISKAKATELLGTMVGGYNVHPLIELLDDAEVAQVAADALKKTLLMFDYFNDVATKAKAGNAKAKEVMQSWADAEWFTSRPKVAEKITVTVFKVPGETNTDDLSPAPDATTRPDIPMHYLAMLKNTRPDAAFKPEQDGVRGPIQFIEDLKKKGHIVAYVGDVVGTGSSRKSATNSVIWATGEDIPFVPNKRFGGVTLGGKIAPIFFNTQEDSGSLPIEVDVSKMEMGDVLDIFPYAGKIEKAGEKIADFKLKSDVLLDEVQAGGRINLIIGRALTGKAREALGLPASTAFRLPQAPAESKAGFTLAQKMVGRACGLPEGQGIRPGTYCEPKMTTVGSQDTTGPMTRDELKDLACLGFSADMVMQSFCHTAAYPKPVDVKTHRTLPEFISSRGGVALRPGDGVIHSWLNRLLLPDTVGTGGDSHTRFPIGISFPAGSGLVAFGAATGVMPLDMPESVLVRFKGQLQPGVTLRDLVHAIPLYAIKAGLLTVAKAGKKNIFSGRILEIEGLPDLKVEQAFELSDASAERSAAGCTIKLNKEPIIEYLKSNIVLMKNMIADGYQDAKTLARRIEKVEAWLANPQLLEADKDAEYAAVIEIDMNEITEPIVCCPNDPDDAKFLSEVAGTKIDEAFIGSCMTNIGHFRAAAKLLGGQRDIPVKLWVAPPTKMDQNELIKEGHYAAFGTAGARTEMPGCSLCMGNQAQVHEGATVISTSTRNFPNRLGKNTNVFLGSAELSAIASRMGKLPTKEEYLKEMGVIDQDKASVYRYMNFDQIEEYAEVAKGVTA, from the coding sequence ATGCTGCAAGCCTACCGAGCCCACGTCGCCGAGCGCGCCAAACTGGGCATCCCGCCCCTGGCGCTTGATGCCAAGCAGGTCGCCGAGCTGATCGAGCTCATCAAGAACCCGCCGGCCGGCGAAGAGCAATTCCTGATGGATCTGCTCACGCACCGCGTGCCCCCGGGCGTGGATGACGCCGCCAAGGTCAAGGCCAGCTTTCTGGCCGCCGTCGCGCATGGCGACATCCAGGTGGGCCTGATTTCCAAGGCCAAGGCCACCGAGCTGCTGGGCACCATGGTGGGCGGCTACAACGTGCACCCGCTGATCGAGCTGCTCGACGACGCCGAAGTGGCCCAGGTGGCCGCGGACGCGCTCAAGAAGACGCTGCTCATGTTCGACTACTTCAACGACGTGGCCACCAAGGCCAAGGCCGGCAACGCGAAGGCCAAGGAAGTCATGCAGAGCTGGGCCGACGCAGAGTGGTTCACGAGCCGTCCCAAGGTGGCCGAGAAGATCACCGTCACCGTGTTCAAGGTGCCCGGCGAGACCAACACCGACGACCTCTCGCCCGCGCCCGACGCGACGACGCGCCCCGACATCCCCATGCACTACCTGGCGATGCTCAAGAACACGCGCCCCGACGCGGCCTTCAAGCCCGAGCAGGATGGCGTGCGCGGCCCCATCCAGTTCATCGAGGACCTGAAGAAGAAGGGCCATATCGTCGCCTATGTGGGTGACGTGGTGGGTACGGGCTCGAGCCGCAAGTCGGCCACCAACAGCGTGATCTGGGCCACGGGCGAGGACATCCCCTTCGTGCCCAACAAGCGCTTCGGCGGCGTGACGCTGGGCGGCAAGATCGCTCCCATCTTCTTCAACACGCAAGAGGATTCGGGTTCGCTGCCCATCGAGGTTGACGTCTCCAAGATGGAAATGGGCGACGTGCTCGACATCTTCCCGTACGCCGGCAAGATCGAGAAGGCCGGCGAGAAGATCGCCGACTTCAAGCTCAAGAGTGACGTGCTGCTCGACGAGGTGCAGGCCGGCGGCCGCATCAACCTGATCATCGGCCGCGCGCTGACGGGCAAGGCACGCGAGGCCCTGGGGCTGCCCGCATCCACGGCGTTCCGCCTGCCGCAGGCGCCTGCCGAGTCCAAGGCCGGCTTCACGCTGGCGCAGAAGATGGTGGGCCGTGCCTGCGGCCTGCCCGAAGGCCAGGGCATCCGTCCCGGCACCTACTGCGAGCCCAAGATGACCACCGTCGGTTCGCAAGACACGACCGGCCCGATGACGCGCGACGAGCTCAAGGACCTGGCATGCCTGGGCTTCTCGGCCGACATGGTGATGCAGTCGTTCTGCCACACCGCGGCCTACCCCAAGCCTGTGGACGTCAAGACCCACCGCACCCTGCCCGAGTTCATCAGCAGCCGCGGCGGCGTGGCGCTGCGCCCGGGCGACGGCGTGATCCATTCATGGCTGAACCGCCTGCTGCTGCCCGACACCGTGGGCACGGGCGGTGACTCGCACACGCGCTTCCCGATCGGCATCTCCTTCCCCGCGGGCTCGGGCCTGGTGGCCTTCGGTGCTGCCACGGGCGTGATGCCGCTGGACATGCCCGAATCGGTGCTGGTGCGTTTCAAGGGCCAACTGCAGCCCGGCGTGACGCTGCGTGATCTGGTGCATGCCATCCCGCTGTACGCCATCAAGGCAGGTTTGCTCACCGTGGCCAAGGCCGGCAAGAAGAACATCTTCTCGGGCCGCATCCTCGAGATCGAAGGTCTGCCGGACCTGAAGGTCGAGCAGGCGTTCGAGCTGTCGGATGCGTCTGCAGAGCGCTCCGCCGCTGGCTGCACGATCAAGCTCAACAAGGAGCCGATCATCGAGTACCTGAAGTCCAACATCGTTCTGATGAAGAACATGATCGCGGACGGCTACCAGGACGCCAAGACCCTGGCGCGCCGCATCGAGAAGGTCGAGGCCTGGCTGGCCAACCCGCAGCTGCTCGAGGCCGACAAGGACGCCGAGTACGCCGCCGTGATCGAGATCGACATGAACGAGATCACCGAGCCCATCGTCTGCTGCCCGAACGACCCGGACGACGCCAAGTTCCTGTCCGAAGTGGCTGGCACCAAGATCGACGAGGCCTTCATCGGCTCGTGCATGACCAACATCGGCCATTTCCGCGCCGCGGCCAAGCTGCTGGGCGGCCAGCGCGACATCCCCGTCAAGCTGTGGGTGGCGCCGCCGACCAAGATGGACCAGAACGAGCTGATCAAGGAAGGCCACTACGCCGCCTTTGGCACCGCGGGTGCGCGTACCGAAATGCCCGGCTGCTCGCTGTGCATGGGCAACCAGGCGCAGGTGCACGAGGGTGCGACGGTGATCTCCACGTCCACGCGCAACTTCCCGAACCGCCTGGGCAAGAACACCAACGTGTTCCTGGGCTCGGCCGAGCTGTCGGCCATCGCCTCGCGCATGGGCAAGCTGCCGACCAAGGAGGAATACCTCAAGGAAATGGGCGTGATCGATCAGGACAAGGCCAGCGTGTACCGCTACATGAACTTCGACCAGATCGAGGAATACGCCGAGGTCGCCAAGGGCGTGACCGCCTGA
- a CDS encoding aldolase/citrate lyase family protein, with amino-acid sequence MPQVAPHPREILLGAQAVAHVLPVCDHYSGVEVRMRKSLQLQAEMTAEFGHCVFDVTLDCEDGAPVGREREHAELVASLASQAAQGARVAARVHTVDHPAFAQDMAIIAGQAGQRLTHIMIPKVESVDDVLVAERALAAAGAGQLPLHALIESPAAVQRAFEIAAHPRIQSLSFGLMDFVSAHGGAIPASAMTSAGQFEHPLVVRAKLEIAAACHANGKVPSHCVVTEFSNTAAMQAAAERAAREFGYTRMWSIHPAQIRPILSAFAPEDAEIARATRIICAAIDADWAPISEDGVLHDRASYRYFWQVLERAHQTGRALAPQAQGWFAG; translated from the coding sequence ATGCCTCAAGTCGCACCCCATCCCCGAGAGATCCTGCTGGGCGCCCAGGCCGTGGCTCATGTGCTGCCGGTCTGCGACCACTACAGCGGCGTCGAGGTGCGGATGCGCAAGAGCCTGCAGCTGCAGGCCGAGATGACGGCGGAGTTCGGACACTGCGTGTTCGACGTCACGCTCGACTGCGAGGACGGCGCCCCCGTGGGCCGCGAGCGCGAGCATGCCGAGCTCGTGGCCTCCCTGGCCAGCCAGGCGGCGCAGGGCGCCAGGGTTGCCGCGCGCGTGCACACGGTCGACCACCCCGCGTTTGCGCAGGACATGGCCATCATCGCGGGCCAGGCCGGCCAGCGGCTCACGCACATCATGATCCCCAAGGTGGAGTCGGTGGACGATGTGCTCGTTGCAGAGCGCGCCCTCGCCGCCGCCGGGGCAGGGCAGTTGCCGCTGCATGCGCTCATCGAGTCGCCCGCGGCCGTACAGCGCGCCTTCGAGATCGCCGCTCATCCGCGTATCCAGAGCCTGAGCTTCGGCCTCATGGACTTCGTCTCCGCCCATGGCGGTGCGATACCGGCCTCGGCCATGACCTCGGCCGGCCAGTTCGAGCACCCCCTCGTCGTGCGCGCCAAGCTGGAGATCGCGGCCGCCTGCCATGCCAACGGCAAGGTGCCCTCGCACTGCGTGGTGACGGAGTTCAGCAACACCGCCGCCATGCAGGCGGCGGCGGAGCGCGCCGCGCGCGAGTTCGGCTACACGCGCATGTGGAGCATCCATCCGGCGCAGATCCGTCCGATTCTGTCGGCCTTCGCGCCCGAGGATGCCGAGATCGCCCGCGCCACGCGCATCATTTGCGCCGCCATCGACGCCGACTGGGCGCCCATCAGCGAAGACGGCGTGCTGCACGACCGCGCCAGCTACCGCTATTTCTGGCAGGTGCTCGAGCGTGCGCATCAGACAGGTCGCGCCCTGGCGCCGCAGGCGCAGGGCTGGTTTGCCGGCTGA